The following are encoded together in the Vigna angularis cultivar LongXiaoDou No.4 chromosome 9, ASM1680809v1, whole genome shotgun sequence genome:
- the LOC108346301 gene encoding mitochondrial uncoupling protein 1, translated as MVADSKSKSDLSFGKTFVSSAFSACFAEVCTIPLDTAKVRLQLQKQAAAGDVISLPKYKGMLGTVGTIAREEGLSALWKGIVPGLHRQCVYGGLRIGLYEPVKSLYVGKDHVGDVPLSKKILAGFTTGAVAIAVANPTDLVKVRLQAEGKLPPGVPRRYSGSLNAYSTIVRQEGVGALWTGLGPNIARNGIINAAELASYDQVKQTILKIPGFTDNVVTHLLAGLGAGFFAVCIGSPVDVVKSRMMGDSSYKNTLDCFIKTLKNDGPLAFYKGFLPNFGRLGSWNVIMFLTLEQTKNFVKSLESS; from the exons ATGGTAGCAGATTCTAAGTCCAAATCCGACCTCTCTTTCGGCAAAACCTTTGTCAGCAGTGCTTTCTCTGCATGTTTCGCTGAG GTGTGTACTATCCCCTTGGACACTGCCAAAGTTAGGCTTCAGCTTCAAAAACAAGCTGCAGCGGGTGATGTAATTTCCTTACCTAAATATAAGGGTATGCTGGGAACAGTTGGTACCATTGCAAGGGAAGAAGGTCTTTCAGCACTCTGGAAGGGGATTGTGCCAGGGTTACATCGTCAGTGTGTGTATGGAGGTTTAAGAATTGGATTATATGAGCCT GTTAAGTCTTTGTATGTGGGGAAGGACCATGTTGGAGATGTTCCATTGTCAAAGAAAATTCTTGCTGGATTCACAACTG GTGCAGTGGCAATTGCAGTGGCAAATCCAACTGATCTTGTGAAAGTCAGACTTCAAGCAGAAGGAAAACTACCTCCTGGTGTTCCCAGGCGTTACTCTGGATCTTTAAATGCTTATTCAACAATTGTGAGACAG GAAGGAGTTGGGGCTCTTTGGACTGGTCTTGGTCCCAATATAGCAAGAAATGGTATCATCAATGCTGCGGAATTAGCCAGCTATGATCAAGTGAAACAG ACTATTTTGAAAATTCCAGGATTCACTGATAATGTTGTAACTCATCTCCTTGCTGGTCTTGGGGCAGGGTTTTTTGCTGTCTGTATTGGCTCCCCAGTAGATGTG GTTAAGTCCAGAATGATGGGAGATTCTAGTTACAAAAACACCCTTGATTGTTTTATCAAAACATTAAAGAATGAT ggACCACTGGCCTTTTATAAAGGTTTCCTTCCAAATTTTGGACGGCTAGGATCTTGGAATGTGATCATGTTTCTAACCTTAGAACAG ACTAAAAATTTCGTCAAAAGCTTAGAGTCATCTTGA
- the LOC108347105 gene encoding probable sugar phosphate/phosphate translocator At3g11320 encodes MNQIPWATIGVVTAWYSSNIGVLLLNKYLLTNYGFRFPVFLTTCHMLLCSLLSYVISVTDMVPLQSLRSQAQFWKIVALSVVFSFSVVCGNVSLRFIPVSFNQAIGATTPFFTAVFAYAVTSKREAWVTYATLLPVVTGVIIASGGEPSFHLFGFVICVSSTAARAFKSVLQDILLSSEGEKLNSMNLLLYMAPIAVMVLLPATLFMEGNVVGITIDLARKDIRIFWYLLLSSSLAYFVNLTNFLVTKHTSALTLQVLGNAKGAVAVVISILIFKNPISMMGMFGYALTVIGVILYSETKKRYGKS; translated from the exons ATGAACCAAATTCCGTGGGCAACCATTGGAGTGGTGACCGCCTGGTACAGTTCCAACATCGGTGTGCTCCTTCTCAACAAGTACTTGCTCACCAACTACGGCTTCCGGTTCCCGGTTTTCCTCACCACGTGTCACATGCTCCTGTGTTCGCTTCTCAGCTACGTTATTTCCGTAACGGACATGGTTCCGTTGCAGAGCCTGCGCTCGCAGGCGCAATTCTGGAAGATCGTCGCGCTCAGCGTCGTTTTCTCCTTCTCCGTCGTCTGCGGCAACGTTTCGCTCAGGTTCATTCCGGTGTCGTTTAACCAGGCCATCGGCGCCACCACCCCCTTCTTCACCGCCGTTTTCGCCTACGCCGTCACCAGCAAGAGAGAGGCCTGGGTGACGTATGCCACACTCTTGCCTGTTGTCACAGGAGTCATCATTGCCAGCGGG GGTGAACCAAGTTTTCATCTGTTTGGATTTGTAATCTGTGTTTCATCGACTGCTGCCAGAGCATTCAAATCAGTGCTTCAGGATATTTTGTTATCCTCAGAGGG AGAAAAGTTGAATTCTATGAACCTGCTGCTTTACATGGCTCCTATAGCAGTGATGGTCTTACTTCCTGCAACATTGTTTATGGAGGGAAATGTGGTTGGAATCACAATAGATCTTGCCAGAAAGGATATCAGAATTTTTTGGTATCTGCTTCTCAGTTCTTCTCTTGCATATTTTGTGAACCTGACTAACTTTTTGGTGACGAAACATACTAGTGCACTAACCCTTCAG GTATTGGGAAATGCAAAGGGAGCAGTTGCTGTGGTGATCTCAATTTTGATATTCAAAAACCCCATTTCAATGATGGGGATGTTTGGGTATGCACTCACTGTCATTGGAGTTATATTGTACAGTGAAACCAAGAAGAGGTATGGCAAAAGTTAG